One genomic window of Meleagris gallopavo isolate NT-WF06-2002-E0010 breed Aviagen turkey brand Nicholas breeding stock chromosome 22, Turkey_5.1, whole genome shotgun sequence includes the following:
- the CSTF1 gene encoding cleavage stimulation factor subunit 1 has translation MYRTKVSLKDRQQLYKLIISQLLYDGYINIANGLINEIKPQSVCAPSEQLLHLIKLGMENDDSAVQYAIGRSDTVAPGTGIDLEFDADVQTMSPEASEYETCYVTSHKGPCRVATYSRDGQLIATGSADASIKILDTERMLAKSAMPIEVMMNETAQQNMENHPVIRTLYDHVDEVTCLAFHPTEQILASGSRDYTLKLFDYSKPSAKRAFKYIQEAEMLRSISFHPSGDFILVGTQHPTLRLYDINTFQCFVSCNPQDQHIDAICSVNYNASANMYVTGSKDGCIKLWDGVSNRCITTFEKAHDGAEVCSAIFSKNSKYILSSGKDSVAKLWEISTGRTLVKYTGAGLSGRQVHRTQAVFNHTEDYVLLPDERTISLCCWDSRTAERRNLLSLGHNSIVRCIVHSPTNPGFMTCSDDYRARFWYRRSTTD, from the exons ATGTATAGGACAAAAGTCAGCTTGAAAGACCGTCAGCAACTTTATAAACTAATAATTAGTCAGCTATTGTATGATGGATACATAAATATTGCCAATGGCTTAATAAATGAGATAAAACCACAATCAGTGTGTGCGCCATCTGAACAACTGCTGCATCTTATTAAATTAG GGATGGAGAATGATGACAGTGCTGTTCAATATGCAATTGGACGGTCAGATACAGTAGCTCCAGGCACAGGAATCGACTTAGAATTTGATGCAGATGTACAGACCATGTCTCCTGAGGCCTCTGAGTATGAGACTTGTTACGTCACGTCTCATAAGGGACCGTGTCGTGTAGCAACATATAGCAGAGATGGACAGCTAATAGCTACGGGATCTGCTGATGCCTCAATAAAAATTCTTGATACGGAGAGAATGCTGGCCAAAAGCGCTATGCCTATCGAG GTCATGATGAATGAGACAGCACAGCAGAACATGGAAAATCACCCTGTTATTCGGACTCTGTATGATCATGTGGATGAGGTTACATGTTTAGCTTTTCATCCTACAGAGCAGATCCTAGCATCTGGTTCAAGGGACTACACACTTAAATTGTTTGACTATTCAAAACCTTCTGCCAAAAGAGCCTTCAAATATATACAG GAAGCAGAGATGTTGCGCTCAATCTCTTTCCATCCTTCTGGAGATTTCATACTTGTGGGTACCCAGCACCCTACTTTGCGACTCTATGATATCAATACTTTCCAATGCTTTGTGTCTTGCAATCCTCAAGACCAGCACATCGATGCCATATGTTCGGTGAATTACAACGCGAGTGCAAACATGTATGTGACAGGAAGCAAGGATGGATGCATCAAACTATGGGATGGTGTTTCAAATCGCTGCATCACTACTTTTGAGAAGGCACATGATGGAGCTGAAGTCTgttctgctattttttccaaaaattcAAAGTATATCTTGTCAAGTGGAAAAGACTCTGTAGCTAAACTGTGGGAGATATCTACTGGTCGGACGCTGGTCAAGTACACAG GAGCTGGTTTGAGTGGACGTCAAGTGCACAGGACACAAGCAGTCTTCAACCACACAGAAGACTACGTGCTGCTGCCAGATGAAAGGACCATAAGTCTCTGCTGCTGGGATTCAAGAACTGCTGAGCGAAGAAATCTCCTTTCTCTTGGGCACAACAGCATCGTCCGCTGTATTGTCCATTCTCCCACCAACCCTGGCTTCATGACATGCAGTGACGACTACAGGGCTAGATTTTGGTACAGAAGGTCAACGACAGACTAA